The following coding sequences lie in one Streptomyces xiamenensis genomic window:
- a CDS encoding FadR/GntR family transcriptional regulator — protein sequence MLFTKDLKVVAGSADKGGMTTLAHSMMTATRSTDSGPAGPGGLDRYSYAESTGSARTTNAPVWEGTDPDLGRVGRRAAGSRGRGLHGQLVQQLGQMIVSGDLGADRPLVPEEIGQRFEVSRTVVRESLRVLEAKGLVSARPNVGTRVRPVGDWNLLDPDIIEWRAFGPQREDQRRELCELRLTIEPLAARLAAGDIREEVRQRLADMVEIMNHALGQGDALTFSRADAEFHSLLLQGAGNRMLEHLSGIVGAALQVSGGALSGCEHPTEASLLLHQRILDAISAGEPVAAESAMRQLLAVHSETAAPAGSADHVVPAPREH from the coding sequence GTGCTTTTCACCAAAGACCTCAAGGTGGTTGCGGGGTCCGCCGACAAAGGAGGCATGACTACCCTTGCGCACTCGATGATGACCGCCACCCGTTCCACCGACTCCGGCCCGGCCGGTCCCGGTGGCCTCGACCGCTACTCCTACGCCGAGTCCACCGGCTCGGCCCGCACCACCAACGCGCCCGTGTGGGAAGGAACTGATCCCGATCTCGGCCGTGTCGGCCGCCGCGCCGCCGGCAGCAGGGGCCGCGGGCTGCACGGCCAACTCGTTCAGCAGCTCGGCCAGATGATCGTCTCCGGCGACCTGGGTGCCGACCGTCCGCTGGTACCCGAGGAGATCGGGCAGCGGTTCGAGGTCTCCCGCACGGTGGTGCGCGAGTCCCTGCGGGTCCTGGAGGCCAAGGGACTGGTCAGCGCCCGGCCCAACGTGGGCACCCGGGTCCGCCCGGTGGGCGACTGGAATCTGCTCGACCCCGACATCATCGAGTGGCGCGCCTTCGGCCCGCAGCGCGAGGACCAGCGCCGCGAGCTGTGCGAGCTGCGGCTCACCATCGAGCCGCTGGCCGCCCGGCTGGCCGCCGGTGACATCCGGGAGGAGGTGCGCCAGCGGCTCGCCGACATGGTGGAGATCATGAACCACGCGCTCGGCCAGGGTGACGCGCTCACCTTCTCGCGGGCCGACGCCGAGTTCCACTCGCTGCTGCTCCAGGGTGCGGGAAACCGCATGCTGGAACACCTGTCCGGCATCGTGGGCGCCGCCCTGCAGGTCTCCGGCGGAGCGCTCTCCGGATGCGAGCACCCCACCGAGGCATCCCTCCTCCTGCACCAGCGGATCCTCGACGCGATCAGCGCCGGGGAGCCCGTCGCCGCCGAGTCCGCCATGCGGCAGCTCCTCGCCGTGCACTCCGAGACGGCCGCACCGGCCGGATCCGCGGACCATGTGGTGCCCGCCCCCCGCGAGCACTGA
- a CDS encoding NUDIX hydrolase: MWRHGEPYDHGMPYDPSDFPPFAVTVDLVVLTVRRHALCALTVRRGEEPYRGRWALPGGFVRTGECLDSAAARELSEETGLRAHGEGSRLAGAHLEQLATYGDPDRDPRMRVVSVAHLVLAPDLPAPVAGGDAGGAEWKPVRSLLGDASGGPDEELAFDHARILADGVERARSKIEYSSLAAAFCPAEFTVGELRRIYEAVWGVSLDPRNFHRKVTGTPGFLVPVGGTTTRQGGRPAQLFRAGGATILNPPMLRPEV; this comes from the coding sequence ATGTGGCGTCATGGGGAGCCCTATGATCACGGCATGCCCTACGACCCGTCCGACTTCCCGCCGTTCGCCGTCACCGTCGATCTGGTCGTGCTCACGGTCCGCAGGCACGCGCTGTGCGCGCTCACCGTGCGGCGTGGCGAGGAACCGTACCGGGGCAGATGGGCGCTGCCCGGCGGGTTCGTCAGAACCGGTGAATGCCTCGACTCGGCGGCGGCCCGTGAGCTGTCCGAGGAGACCGGTCTGCGGGCGCACGGCGAGGGGAGCCGGCTGGCCGGTGCGCATCTGGAACAGCTGGCCACCTACGGCGATCCGGACCGCGATCCGCGCATGCGGGTGGTCAGCGTGGCGCATCTGGTGCTGGCTCCTGACCTGCCGGCCCCGGTCGCCGGCGGTGACGCGGGCGGCGCCGAGTGGAAGCCGGTGCGTTCGCTGCTCGGCGACGCGAGCGGCGGCCCCGATGAGGAACTGGCCTTCGACCACGCGCGCATCCTCGCCGACGGAGTGGAGCGCGCCCGTTCGAAGATTGAATACTCCTCGCTCGCCGCCGCGTTCTGTCCCGCAGAGTTCACCGTGGGTGAGCTGCGCAGGATCTACGAGGCGGTGTGGGGAGTCTCCCTGGATCCCAGGAACTTCCACCGCAAGGTGACCGGCACCCCCGGCTTCCTGGTGCCGGTCGGCGGCACCACCACGCGCCAGGGAGGGCGTCCGGCCCAGCTGTTCAGGGCCGGCGGCGCCACCATCCTCAACCCGCCGATGCTGCGTCCCGAGGTCTAG